The following coding sequences are from one Megachile rotundata isolate GNS110a chromosome 13, iyMegRotu1, whole genome shotgun sequence window:
- the rtet gene encoding major facilitator superfamily domain-containing protein rtet — protein MAKIKDNTVQVVFISLLLDLLAFTMILPLLPALLDYYKEIENDQSMYFKILHYIQNTRKFFYAPDKVSTVLYGGFLGSMYSFLQFLGSPIVGALSDIYGRKPLMMFCLIGITMSYLLWALSFNFTIFVLARFVGGISKGNVSLSMAIISDVTSPKTRGKAMALVGIAFSIGFVVGPMIGAFFAWISSNNREGAWYIIPAIFALFLAISDLCFVICNLRESLPLERRAKSLISGVSGIVTYINPIDLFQFNGVSGINSQDKKNLKTLGYAYFMYLFIYSGLEFTLTFLTHYLFEFTSMQQGWMFLGIGLVMAILQGSWVRTIPSNKTKSAVELGLWLTVPAFVCVGLATDILMLSIGLLLFAISTAMVVTCMMTLVTRIGPDYQKGTITGVFRSLGALARACGPIVASIAFWCIGSKTTYLIGAVLLIFPPVILQRIKLP, from the exons ATGGCCAAGATAAAAGATAATACCGTTCAGGTAGTATTTATTTCCTTACTTCTGGATCTTTTGGCATTTACTATGATATTACCATTGCTACCAGCTTTATTAGATTATTATAAGGAAATAGAAAATGATCAAagtatgtattttaaaattttacattacatACAAAATACAAGGAAATTTTTTTATGCACCTGACAAAGTCAGCACAGTACTTTATGGag gTTTTCTTGGATCTATGTATtcctttttacaatttttggggTCACCAATTGTAGGAGCACTATCAGATATATATGGAAGAAAACCATTGATGATGTTTTGTTTAATAGGCATTACAATGTCTTATTTATTATGGGCACTTTCATTTAACTTTACTATATTTGTGTTAGCAAGATTTGTTGGTGGTATTAGTAAAGGAAATGTTAGTTTATCAATGGCTATTATCAGTGATGTTACGTCACCAAAAACACGAGGAAAAGCAATG GCACTTGTTGGTATAGCTTTTTCAATAGGTTTTGTTGTGGGTCCAATGATAGGAGCATTTTTTGCATGGATTTCAAGCAATAACAGAGAAGGAGCTTGGTATATAATACCTGCTATATTTGCTCTTTTTCTAGCAATAAGTGATTTATGTTTTGTTATTTGCAATTTAAGAGAGTCTTTACCATTGGAACGTAGAGCAAAGAGTCTAATATCTGGTGTATCTGGAATTGTTACTTATATTAATCCTATAGATTTGTTCCAATTTAATGGAGTATCCGGTATAAATTCACAAG aCAAAAAGAACTTAAAAACACTGGGTTAtgcatattttatgtatttattcatCTATAGTGGGTTGGAATTTACCTTAACTTTCTTAACTCATTATTTGTTTGAATTTACAAGCATGCAACAAGGATGGATGTTTCTGGGAATTGGATTAGTTATGGCAATTTTACAAGGAAGTTGGGTACGAACAATTCCATCTAATAAAACAAAGTCTGCTGTAGAATTG ggCTTATGGCTGACAGTTCCAGCATTTGTTTGCGTAGGTTTGGCCACTGATATATTAATGTTATCTATTGGATTACTTCTATTTGCAATTT CAACTGCCATGGTTGTTACTTGTATGATGACACTTGTTACACGTATTGGACCTGATTATCAAAAGGGCACAATAACTGGAGTTTTCCGTTCTTTGGGAGCATTAGCTCGAGCTTGTGGACCTATTGTTGCTTCTATAG cTTTTTGGTGCATTGGTAGTAAAACTACATATCTCATTGGAGCTGTACTTCTTATATTTCCACCTGTTATTCTTCAAAGGATAAAATTGCCTTAA